The following proteins are co-located in the Solanum pennellii chromosome 1, SPENNV200 genome:
- the LOC107015141 gene encoding transcription termination factor MTEF1, chloroplastic isoform X2, with protein sequence MQETLHFSSSSSFSLPKSSISPPKSFKSSTISYPQHPKPPTLISTTPPTPTPQNFHLQEKLLFLDSLGVDSLHCLSSQPLIVSSSLSDLKSVIDFLYSVNLTILDVRRVLHMCPEILTAGISTTLRPAVTFLLREALVTGEKLPGVLRRRPRLLTKCVEKNLRPTLYFLQSTIGIEDVSKCATLLSCSVETKFIPRLDYLQRIGFSRRDAKVMFRRFPSLFCYSIEENLEPKFDYFVVEMGRELKELIVFPQYFSFSLENRIKPRHKMCVEKGVCLSLPVMLKSHESRFRDRLEVCCSSSMPVAECKVQTANHYTVESS encoded by the exons ATGCAAGAAACTCTCcatttttcatcttcttcttctttttcacttCCTAAATCCTCCATTTCTCCTCCCAAATCCTTCAAATCCTCCACTATTTCATACCCTCAACACCCAAAACCACCCACCCTCATCTCCACTACCCCACCCACACCCACACCCCAAAACTTCCATCTTCAAGAAAAGCTTCTTTTTTTGGATTCACTTGGTGTAGACTCTTTACATTGCCTTTCTTCACAACCCCTTATTGTCTCTTCCTCTTTATCTGACCTCAAATCGGTTATTGACTTCCTTTACTCTGTTAATCTCACCATACTTGATGTTCGGAGAGTTTTACACATGTGCCCAGAAATTTTAACCGCCGGAATTTCGACCACCCTCCGTCCCGCCGTCACTTTTTTACTCCGGGAAGCTCTTGTCACCGGAGAAAAACTTCCGGGTGTTCTCCGTAGACGACCCCGGCTACTCACAAAGTGTGTAGAAAAGAATCTCCGACCGACCCTTTACTTCTTACAGAGTACTATTGGTATTGAAGATGTTTCGAAATGTGCGACTTTGCTATCTTGTTCAGTGGAGACTAAGTTTATACCTCGATTGGATTACTTACAGAGAATTGGCTTTTCGAGGAGAGATGCAAAAGTGATGTTTAGGAGGTTTCCTTCATTGTTTTGTTACAGTATAGAGGAGAATTTGGAGCCGAAATTCGATTACTTTGTGGTGGAAATGGGAAGGGAGTTGaaggaattgattgtgtttccTCAGTATTTCTCGTTTAGTTTAGAGAATAGGATAAAGCCGAGGCACAAGATGTGTGTTGAGAAAGGTGTGTGCTTGTCATTGCCTGTGATGTTGAAGTCCCACGAATCGCGATTTCGTGATAGGTTGGAAGTTTGTTGTAGCTCGTCTATGCCG GTTGCTGAATGCAAAGTCCAGACTGCTAATCACTATACCGTAGAATCAAGTTAA
- the LOC107015141 gene encoding transcription termination factor MTEF1, chloroplastic isoform X1, whose amino-acid sequence MQETLHFSSSSSFSLPKSSISPPKSFKSSTISYPQHPKPPTLISTTPPTPTPQNFHLQEKLLFLDSLGVDSLHCLSSQPLIVSSSLSDLKSVIDFLYSVNLTILDVRRVLHMCPEILTAGISTTLRPAVTFLLREALVTGEKLPGVLRRRPRLLTKCVEKNLRPTLYFLQSTIGIEDVSKCATLLSCSVETKFIPRLDYLQRIGFSRRDAKVMFRRFPSLFCYSIEENLEPKFDYFVVEMGRELKELIVFPQYFSFSLENRIKPRHKMCVEKGVCLSLPVMLKSHESRFRDRLEVCCSSSMPVVECKVQSANHYTVESSLLTM is encoded by the exons ATGCAAGAAACTCTCcatttttcatcttcttcttctttttcacttCCTAAATCCTCCATTTCTCCTCCCAAATCCTTCAAATCCTCCACTATTTCATACCCTCAACACCCAAAACCACCCACCCTCATCTCCACTACCCCACCCACACCCACACCCCAAAACTTCCATCTTCAAGAAAAGCTTCTTTTTTTGGATTCACTTGGTGTAGACTCTTTACATTGCCTTTCTTCACAACCCCTTATTGTCTCTTCCTCTTTATCTGACCTCAAATCGGTTATTGACTTCCTTTACTCTGTTAATCTCACCATACTTGATGTTCGGAGAGTTTTACACATGTGCCCAGAAATTTTAACCGCCGGAATTTCGACCACCCTCCGTCCCGCCGTCACTTTTTTACTCCGGGAAGCTCTTGTCACCGGAGAAAAACTTCCGGGTGTTCTCCGTAGACGACCCCGGCTACTCACAAAGTGTGTAGAAAAGAATCTCCGACCGACCCTTTACTTCTTACAGAGTACTATTGGTATTGAAGATGTTTCGAAATGTGCGACTTTGCTATCTTGTTCAGTGGAGACTAAGTTTATACCTCGATTGGATTACTTACAGAGAATTGGCTTTTCGAGGAGAGATGCAAAAGTGATGTTTAGGAGGTTTCCTTCATTGTTTTGTTACAGTATAGAGGAGAATTTGGAGCCGAAATTCGATTACTTTGTGGTGGAAATGGGAAGGGAGTTGaaggaattgattgtgtttccTCAGTATTTCTCGTTTAGTTTAGAGAATAGGATAAAGCCGAGGCACAAGATGTGTGTTGAGAAAGGTGTGTGCTTGTCATTGCCTGTGATGTTGAAGTCCCACGAATCGCGATTTCGTGATAGGTTGGAAGTTTGTTGTAGCTCGTCTATGCCG GTTGTTGAATGCAAAGTCCAGAGTGCTAATCACTATACTGTGGAGTCAAGTTTATTGACTATGTAA
- the LOC107015141 gene encoding transcription termination factor MTEF1, chloroplastic isoform X3, which translates to MQETLHFSSSSSFSLPKSSISPPKSFKSSTISYPQHPKPPTLISTTPPTPTPQNFHLQEKLLFLDSLGVDSLHCLSSQPLIVSSSLSDLKSVIDFLYSVNLTILDVRRVLHMCPEILTAGISTTLRPAVTFLLREALVTGEKLPGVLRRRPRLLTKCVEKNLRPTLYFLQSTIGIEDVSKCATLLSCSVETKFIPRLDYLQRIGFSRRDAKVMFRRFPSLFCYSIEENLEPKFDYFVVEMGRELKELIVFPQYFSFSLENRIKPRHKMCVEKGVCLSLPVMLKSHESRFRDRLEVCCSSSMPVAECGVQTILLSQVY; encoded by the exons ATGCAAGAAACTCTCcatttttcatcttcttcttctttttcacttCCTAAATCCTCCATTTCTCCTCCCAAATCCTTCAAATCCTCCACTATTTCATACCCTCAACACCCAAAACCACCCACCCTCATCTCCACTACCCCACCCACACCCACACCCCAAAACTTCCATCTTCAAGAAAAGCTTCTTTTTTTGGATTCACTTGGTGTAGACTCTTTACATTGCCTTTCTTCACAACCCCTTATTGTCTCTTCCTCTTTATCTGACCTCAAATCGGTTATTGACTTCCTTTACTCTGTTAATCTCACCATACTTGATGTTCGGAGAGTTTTACACATGTGCCCAGAAATTTTAACCGCCGGAATTTCGACCACCCTCCGTCCCGCCGTCACTTTTTTACTCCGGGAAGCTCTTGTCACCGGAGAAAAACTTCCGGGTGTTCTCCGTAGACGACCCCGGCTACTCACAAAGTGTGTAGAAAAGAATCTCCGACCGACCCTTTACTTCTTACAGAGTACTATTGGTATTGAAGATGTTTCGAAATGTGCGACTTTGCTATCTTGTTCAGTGGAGACTAAGTTTATACCTCGATTGGATTACTTACAGAGAATTGGCTTTTCGAGGAGAGATGCAAAAGTGATGTTTAGGAGGTTTCCTTCATTGTTTTGTTACAGTATAGAGGAGAATTTGGAGCCGAAATTCGATTACTTTGTGGTGGAAATGGGAAGGGAGTTGaaggaattgattgtgtttccTCAGTATTTCTCGTTTAGTTTAGAGAATAGGATAAAGCCGAGGCACAAGATGTGTGTTGAGAAAGGTGTGTGCTTGTCATTGCCTGTGATGTTGAAGTCCCACGAATCGCGATTTCGTGATAGGTTGGAAGTTTGTTGTAGCTCGTCTATGCCG GTTGCTGAATGTGGAGTCCAGACTATACTGTTGAGTCAAGTTTATTGA
- the LOC107012436 gene encoding transcription factor E2FA isoform X1: MTGSSASTGGAAPPTAQSSSAVVNGGGRSQISHPIKRYLPFASMRPPFVTPEDYHRFSIPGVDSRIGSASLQPEAIVVKSPALKRKTGYIKEVESSDWTANSGYADVANSPLGTPVSGKGGRAHGRSRATKNNKSGPQTPVYNAGSPSPLTPASCRYDSSLGLLTKKFINLIKHAEDGMLDLNQAADTLEVQKRRIYDITNVLEGIGLIEKKLKNRIQWKGVESSRPGEVDNDASILKAETDRLSVEERRLDERIREMQEKLRDMSEDENNQRWLFVTEEDIKSLPCFQNETLIAVKAPHGTTLEVPDPDEAVDYPQRRYRIILRSTMGPIDVYLVSQFEEKFEEMNGVEPPTTIPVASSSGSKDYPTMEISTVSNSVTENEGQTHNVDQLSSDLGTSQEYNGGMMKILPSDVDNDSDYWLLSDANVSITDMWKTGSTVEWDGETLLRDFGIDDLGTPRAHTPPSTNADVPDPMNVPPR; this comes from the exons ATGACAGGTTCTAGTGCATCCACTG GTGGGGCGGCGCCACCCACTGCTCAGTCATCATCCGCCGTTGTAAACGGTGGAGGGAGGAGTCAGATCTCTCATCCGATCAAAAGATACTTACCCTTTGCTTCTATGAGGCCACCTTTTGTTACACCTGAGGATTACCACCGATTTTCTATACCTGGTGTTGATTCTAGAATTGGGTCTGCTAGTTTGCAGCCTGAAGCTATTGTGGTTAAGTCTCCT GCACTAAAGCGGAAGACAGGCTATATTAAAGAGGTTGAGTCCAGTGACTGGACTGCTAATTCCGGGTATGCAGATGTGGCCAATAGTCCTCTTGGAACGCCTGTGTCTGGAAAAGGAGGAAGAGCACATGGACGGTCAAGAgccacaaaaaataataaatctggACCTCAAACTCCTGTCTATAATGCTG GTTCTCCTTCTCCCCTTACACCTGCAAGCTGCCGCTACGACAGTTCATTGG GTCTTCTAACCAAGAAATTTATCAACTTGATCAAGCATGCTGAAGATGGTATGCTTGATCTTAACCAAGCTGCTGACACTTTGGAG GTGCAGAAAAGAAGGATCTACGATATAACAAATGTGCTTGAAGGAATTGGTCTTATTGAAaagaagctcaagaacagaATACAATGGAA GGGTGTTGAATCTTCTAGACCTGGAGAAGTGGATAATGATGCTTCCATTTTAAAG GCCGAAACTGACAGACTTTCAGTGGAGGAGCGAAGACTGGATGAGCGGATTAG AGAAATGCAAGAAAAGTTGAGGGATATGAGTGAAGACGAAAACAACCAAAG GTGGCTTTTTGTAACTGAAGAAGATATAAAGAGCCTACCTTGTTTTCAG AATGAGACTCTAATAGCAGTTAAAGCTCCTCATGGCACCACCCTGGAAGTCCCAGATCCCGATGAG GCCGTGGACTATCCACAGAGGAGATATAGAATTATACTCAGAAGCACAATGGGTCCCATTGATGTCTACCTTGTCAG TCAATTTGAGGAGAAGTTTGAGGAGATGAATGGTGTTGAACCTCCAACGACCATCCCAGTTGCTTCAAGTTCAGGCTCAAAGGATTATCCTACCATGGAGATATCAACTGTTTCAAACAGTGTTACCGAGAACGAAGGACAAACACACAATGTTGATCAATTGAGTTCTGATCTTGGTACTTCACAGGAATACAATGGTGGAATGATGAAGATTCTTCCTTCAGATGTTGAT AATGACTCGGATTACTGGCTCTTATCAGATGCAAATGTTAGCATCACAGATATGTGGAAGACAGGTT CTACAGTTGAATGGGATGGGGAAACCTTGCTCCGTGATTTTGGAATAGATGATCTAGGTACCCCACGGGCACACACTCCTCCATCTACTAATGCTGACGTACCAGATCCAATGAACGTACCACCAAGATGA
- the LOC107012436 gene encoding transcription factor E2FA isoform X2, producing the protein MTGSSASTGGAAPPTAQSSSAVVNGGGRSQISHPIKRYLPFASMRPPFVTPEDYHRFSIPGVDSRIGSASLQPEAIVALKRKTGYIKEVESSDWTANSGYADVANSPLGTPVSGKGGRAHGRSRATKNNKSGPQTPVYNAGSPSPLTPASCRYDSSLGLLTKKFINLIKHAEDGMLDLNQAADTLEVQKRRIYDITNVLEGIGLIEKKLKNRIQWKGVESSRPGEVDNDASILKAETDRLSVEERRLDERIREMQEKLRDMSEDENNQRWLFVTEEDIKSLPCFQNETLIAVKAPHGTTLEVPDPDEAVDYPQRRYRIILRSTMGPIDVYLVSQFEEKFEEMNGVEPPTTIPVASSSGSKDYPTMEISTVSNSVTENEGQTHNVDQLSSDLGTSQEYNGGMMKILPSDVDNDSDYWLLSDANVSITDMWKTGSTVEWDGETLLRDFGIDDLGTPRAHTPPSTNADVPDPMNVPPR; encoded by the exons ATGACAGGTTCTAGTGCATCCACTGGTGGGGCGGCGCCACCCACTGCTCAGTCATCATCCGCCGTTGTAAACGGTGGAGGGAGGAGTCAGATCTCTCATCCGATCAAAAGATACTTACCCTTTGCTTCTATGAGGCCACCTTTTGTTACACCTGAGGATTACCACCGATTTTCTATACCTGGTGTTGATTCTAGAATTGGGTCTGCTAGTTTGCAGCCTGAAGCTATTGTG GCACTAAAGCGGAAGACAGGCTATATTAAAGAGGTTGAGTCCAGTGACTGGACTGCTAATTCCGGGTATGCAGATGTGGCCAATAGTCCTCTTGGAACGCCTGTGTCTGGAAAAGGAGGAAGAGCACATGGACGGTCAAGAgccacaaaaaataataaatctggACCTCAAACTCCTGTCTATAATGCTG GTTCTCCTTCTCCCCTTACACCTGCAAGCTGCCGCTACGACAGTTCATTGG GTCTTCTAACCAAGAAATTTATCAACTTGATCAAGCATGCTGAAGATGGTATGCTTGATCTTAACCAAGCTGCTGACACTTTGGAG GTGCAGAAAAGAAGGATCTACGATATAACAAATGTGCTTGAAGGAATTGGTCTTATTGAAaagaagctcaagaacagaATACAATGGAA GGGTGTTGAATCTTCTAGACCTGGAGAAGTGGATAATGATGCTTCCATTTTAAAG GCCGAAACTGACAGACTTTCAGTGGAGGAGCGAAGACTGGATGAGCGGATTAG AGAAATGCAAGAAAAGTTGAGGGATATGAGTGAAGACGAAAACAACCAAAG GTGGCTTTTTGTAACTGAAGAAGATATAAAGAGCCTACCTTGTTTTCAG AATGAGACTCTAATAGCAGTTAAAGCTCCTCATGGCACCACCCTGGAAGTCCCAGATCCCGATGAG GCCGTGGACTATCCACAGAGGAGATATAGAATTATACTCAGAAGCACAATGGGTCCCATTGATGTCTACCTTGTCAG TCAATTTGAGGAGAAGTTTGAGGAGATGAATGGTGTTGAACCTCCAACGACCATCCCAGTTGCTTCAAGTTCAGGCTCAAAGGATTATCCTACCATGGAGATATCAACTGTTTCAAACAGTGTTACCGAGAACGAAGGACAAACACACAATGTTGATCAATTGAGTTCTGATCTTGGTACTTCACAGGAATACAATGGTGGAATGATGAAGATTCTTCCTTCAGATGTTGAT AATGACTCGGATTACTGGCTCTTATCAGATGCAAATGTTAGCATCACAGATATGTGGAAGACAGGTT CTACAGTTGAATGGGATGGGGAAACCTTGCTCCGTGATTTTGGAATAGATGATCTAGGTACCCCACGGGCACACACTCCTCCATCTACTAATGCTGACGTACCAGATCCAATGAACGTACCACCAAGATGA